The window CATGACCCTGACGGGAAATATTGCATCAAGTACGCCAATTACCAGTGCGCCAAGGATGGCGCCTATAATGGAAACGCTCATGCCGGGAACCAAAAACTGCGCGACGTAGATAATGATTGCGGATATAAAAAATCCTTTCAATCCTTTTCCAAATGGAGCCGCGTCAATTTTCATCATTCTTTCCACCAAATAGTCAAGAAAGCTGATTACCACTGCCGCCAGCATAAAAGAC of the uncultured Caproiciproducens sp. genome contains:
- a CDS encoding phage holin family protein, whose protein sequence is MTHEGHMETEHSTGSELLRWFGRLVIIAVILAIVSFLTPGFSINGLWSFMLAAVVISFLDYLVERMMKIDAAPFGKGLKGFFISAIIIYVAQFLVPGMSVSIIGAILGALVIGVLDAIFPVRVM